A window of [Clostridium] innocuum genomic DNA:
GGCCGTAAAGCCTGCGCGAAGTGTAGAGCTTGATAAGGATGAGCTGCTGCTGATTAAGGCATTCAGCCTTCTGACTATCAAACCAATGATTTATATAGCAAACATGTCGGATGAGGAAATCGCCGATCCGCAAGCCAATCCATATTTTCAGAAGGTGAAGGAGCTTGCAAACTTGGAGCATAATGAGGTTGTTCCTGTTTGTGCGAAGATTGAAGAGGAGCTTTCAGAGCTGGATAAAGAAGAGAAAACGGAGTTTTTGAACGAGCTTGGAATTCAGGAAAGCGGTCTTGATAAGGTGATAAAGACAGCATATCATATTTTGGATTTATGCACCTTCCTGACAGCCGGAGAGGATGAATGCCGGGCATGGACATTTCATCGCGGAATGCTGGCACCGCAGTGTGCCGGTGTGATACACACGGATTTTGAGAAAGGCTTTATCCGTGCAGAATGCTATAAGTTTGATGACATTGATAAACTGGAAACTGAACAGGCTGTAAAGGAGGCAGGAAAGCTGCGTCTGGAAGGTAAGGAATATGTTGTTCAGGATGGAGATGTTCTGCATTTCCGATTTAATGTTTAGGAAACAAAGCACCTGTTGATGCAATTCATTTATCATATGTAAAAAGAGGTTTCTTCCCATTGATTGTGTAGAATAATCCGGGAAGAAGCCTCTTTTTGCCTGTTTTAGGTCAATTTTTCTGCATATTGATATATGATTTATATAGTATTCAATTTATAGAATATCATCATTTTTTAATAAAACTTGCCATATCTTCAATAAACGCCTGATTTACATGACCCTTTGTTTTGTACTCCTCATTCGTCGGTGTTCCTTCTCCATCTATCATAAGGTGCGTTGCGTTCGGATAGGTTGTGAATATCCAGTTTTTATGCGTTTCAAAATTCTTCCTCCAGATTGCCTGATCTTCTTCTGTGACCTGATAATCACGCAGACCCTGTGCACATAATACAGGGACCTTGATATCCGCAGCCTGCTGAACAGCATCATAGGACAGCAAATCCTTTATATAAGCCTTTGACATACCTCCGAAAAATATTTTGGCATCACTCAGCTCATCAATTCGCTGCAGATCCTGCTGATCCTGTTTGTACTGTTCGATAGCTGCCTGTTCGTCCTTTGTTATGTTTCCATCCAGCTTTGCCAGATAGGTAACCTGTTCCATCAGCAGCTCATCCAATGCTCTTGCAGGGGCAGCCATCATGATATAGCCTGCACAGCCGTCCATTTCTGCTGCGATTCTTGGAATCAGATAGCCAGAGAGACTATGCCCCAGGATATAGATTTTATTTGTGTCAATCTGCTTTTGCTGCTTCATCTGGCTGAATGCTGCCACAGCATCGAAAATTACCTCCTGCTCGACCGTATCCTTCACTGTAAAGGATTCAGGATATGTGTAGGTTCGCTTATCATAGCGGTAGCTCGCAATACCCTTTTTCGCAAGTCCCCAGGCGATATCCTGAAACGGTTTGTTATCGTAAATGGTCTCATCCATATCATTCGGTCCGCTTCCCGCCAGAAGAATTACAAGCGGAAAGCTTTTACCCTCTGCCGGAGTTGTCAGTCTGCCGCTCAGCTTTTTTCCATCGGCAATTTGCAGCTCAACTTCACGCTCCTTGACACCATCCGGAGCTTTCGCTGCTTTCTTCTGTGATTTGTACGGCTTAAAGAACAAGCCCTGAATTTGATCCTGTTCATTCAGGCTCAGCTGAATATTGGTATTCTGTTCCTCCATACGGCATGGTATCATGATGATTGTCGAATTCTGATAGCTTTGTCCATAGGGCTGCTCTGCCTCAATCAGTGATCCGAGACTGTCATTATAGGCATCCAGCTGCTTCTGGAAGGAATCCTCCCGTACAGCCTTATGCATTTGCTCATCATATGCATAATCCTTCTGCAGCTTATCATATTTGCGCTGCGTCAGATCCTTTACAAACTGAAGTGCCATATCACTTTGCTTGTCACTCAGCACGATATCCGTAACCTCATCGGACTGTCCCTTCTTCTCTTTTTCGCCGCTGCAGGCTACCATAAGAAAACATAGCAGACAGCATATGACAATTTGAATTTTCTTTTTCATGTTTTACCATCCTTTTTTTTTCATTGTATCACAATCATAAAGAAAAAAAAGACCGAAGGGGTCTAATTTTCATTTGCTATAAAAGACTTTAATTCCTCAAAGCTGTTTTTGGCATCCATGTAGCCCTGTTCATATAATTCCCGCAATCTGGCTTCATTTTTCTCCAGACGCGAAATTTCCACGGGAGAGCTTGGGCGTATGAGGAAGACACTTCCTTCCTTTTCCATTAAAGCAAGCTCATCCAGTGTGCGGTTATAGGCGATATGGCGTGTTTCCAGCGCCTTGATGAATTTCGGATACTTCTTATAGCTGCGGCGGATCATCGGCAGCAGATTGTTTTTTCCTTTGCGGTATTCTTTACACTGTGTGAGTACAACAATATTTTTTGTATATCCCATCTCCTGAAATTTATGGATGGGAATGCTGTCTGTTGCGCCGCCATCCAGCAGCTTTTTTCCATCAACTTCGACAATTCTGGAAAGCAGGGGCAATGATGCAGAGGCACGTACATAGATAACATCACGCTTCATATTGATACACTGCAGGTATTCTGCCTTACCGGTTTCCAGATTGCTGGCAACGGCATACAGCTTTGTATGCGATGTATTAAAGGCATCAAAATCATAGGGATCCAGTGTATTCGGTATATCCTCATACACAAACTTTGCTCCGAAGAAATCTCCGGTTTTCAGCAGAGAGGATACGCTCATATAGCGCTTATCCTTTAAATAGGCGGTATTGGTACGGTACGCTCTGCCGATCTGTTTGGATACATAGCTGCACGCATGACAGGCACCTGCGCTGACGCCAATGACACCGTCGGTATATAAATTCTGTTCCATAAAGAAGTCCAGCACACCGGCAGTATAAATTCCGCGCATGCCGCCTCCTTCCAGAACAAGTCCAAGCTTACTCATTCTCTTCACTTCCTTTATGACCTGTATATTATAGCACAGTTTCTACCTACTTACACACGAAGGTAAAAATCAAAATGGCGTTATCATAGGAAATCGTGGTGTGACAATAATTTTACAGGCAATATCCATATTTAGTTCATTTAGGGTTTGTAAATACGTTCCATAAGTGATAAAATTAGCATATAACAAGACGAGAGGAGAGCGTGTTTATGAAACTAATTTTAGCGATTATGTCCAATGACGACAGTCCTGCAGTTTCCAGTGCATTGACAAAAGAAAATTATCAGGTAACAAGACTGGCAACGACTGGAGGATTCCTGCGTGCAGGAAATACCACCCTGATCGTAGGTACTGATGACGATAAGATTGAACGTGCGATTGAAGTGATTGGAGAATACAGCAGACGCCGTACGGAAGTGGTACCGAGTACAGCATCCTACGACATCGGAAGATATGCATCTTTCCCGGTTGAAGTACAGGTAGGAGGCGCAACGATCTTCGTTATCGATGTAGAAAAATTCATTAAATTATAATGCAAAAAGGAACCTCCGGGTTTCTTTTTATTATGCTTTCAGGTGGTGTGAATACACAAGCTTATACCCTTTGGATATCGCTGATTTGCATGTTTAATTCTCATTTGTGATTGTGATGATATATAGGTCTAAGCTTACGTATCCAGCATTATAATATTTATTAACATCCCATCATAGAAAACGGGTATACTTTTTAGAAATATAGAAAAAGGAGCTTCCTTATTCAATGATGTGTCATAGGAAAGCTCTTTGTTTTAGGGTTGCTTTTGTATATCGGCTGTATAACAGTTCCTGTTTTCCGTAGTAACGGTATGATACGCTGATGCCTGCTGTGTCTGTTTCATATTCGTCATCTGTCCGTACGAAACAGCCAGGATGTTGCCTAGTCTGCTTTTCATGGCAGCTCCTTTTGGAAAATCAGCTCCACCTTGAACAGGTCGGCATCAAAGCTGATGTGCATATGCCCGTTTTGCAGCACTGTAAAGCTTTTGGCTATCGCAAGACCTAAGCCGCTGCCCTCCGTATTCCTTGCCTTATCGCCGCGCTGAAAGCGTTCCATGATATCGGCAGGGTCAAAGTCAAGCTCTGTTGCGGATATATTTTTGACAGATATATATACCTCCTGCTCACGTTCCTCCACATAGACATACACACGGGTATGCTCCAAGGCATATTTTCCTGCATTCACCAGTAGATTTTCCAATATGCGAAAGGTTTTTTGAGGATCAAGGCTGAGAACGATCTTCTCTTTACTGAAAGTGTTGCGTATCGTCAGGTCATGCTGAATGAACAGTGCCTCGTATTCCATTTCCACCTGCTTAATCAGAGAAATTAAATCAACATCCATGCGATCCAGCTGTATGTTGCCTGTGCTGGCCTTGCTGACTTCAAATAAATCCTCAATCAAGTGCTTTAGACGATTGCTGCCGGATTCCAGTATTGTGATGTAACGCAGCCGCTCCTCTTCCGGAAGATTCTTGTTTTTCAGAAGGTCGATGTAGCTGATCATGGAGGTTAGCGGAGTTTTCAAATCATGAGAAACATTGGTGATCAGCTCCGTGCGCATATTCTGTGAGCGAACCTCCTGTGCAACAGCCTCCTGAAAGGATGTCTCAATATTCTGAAGATTGTCCTTCAGTGATTCATAGATGCCCAGATCTTCATCCACAGTGGTTTGGAAGTCACCATTTGCAACGCGCTGAATAATGCCTTCAAGCGATTGAAAGTCTCGTTTCATCCTGCTGTTTTGACGATGACGGATAGAATACAGGATCAGACAATAGCATGAAAGCAGAAGATAGAAAAATATTCCGCT
This region includes:
- a CDS encoding sensor histidine kinase, giving the protein MKKVHWTTLILLSGIALAIISMFLVFPSLDQKAIEEYKTHYKYINSEEERDFSGNTFIKEPADDSIPIEYSRIEEYMEPALQRITLLVGTLLFAWSLLMPYKWAVKSGFYRFFTQRLPYEITLGAALLGLYFYKIRGSELVYRMFRLPEDFSLDILSADTWQISSYYLLQIACLSGLFAVLSGCGYAIRSMQHNGVRVSLQKHSLLTQNSVLLGRQAKRLYRYIIGFDFHDKGELRLLATLFLHIVCILIVCIYRDSGIFFYLLLSCYCLILYSIRHRQNSRMKRDFQSLEGIIQRVANGDFQTTVDEDLGIYESLKDNLQNIETSFQEAVAQEVRSQNMRTELITNVSHDLKTPLTSMISYIDLLKNKNLPEEERLRYITILESGSNRLKHLIEDLFEVSKASTGNIQLDRMDVDLISLIKQVEMEYEALFIQHDLTIRNTFSKEKIVLSLDPQKTFRILENLLVNAGKYALEHTRVYVYVEEREQEVYISVKNISATELDFDPADIMERFQRGDKARNTEGSGLGLAIAKSFTVLQNGHMHISFDADLFKVELIFQKELP
- a CDS encoding transcriptional regulator translates to MKLILAIMSNDDSPAVSSALTKENYQVTRLATTGGFLRAGNTTLIVGTDDDKIERAIEVIGEYSRRRTEVVPSTASYDIGRYASFPVEVQVGGATIFVIDVEKFIKL
- a CDS encoding patatin family protein, which codes for MSKLGLVLEGGGMRGIYTAGVLDFFMEQNLYTDGVIGVSAGACHACSYVSKQIGRAYRTNTAYLKDKRYMSVSSLLKTGDFFGAKFVYEDIPNTLDPYDFDAFNTSHTKLYAVASNLETGKAEYLQCINMKRDVIYVRASASLPLLSRIVEVDGKKLLDGGATDSIPIHKFQEMGYTKNIVVLTQCKEYRKGKNNLLPMIRRSYKKYPKFIKALETRHIAYNRTLDELALMEKEGSVFLIRPSSPVEISRLEKNEARLRELYEQGYMDAKNSFEELKSFIANEN
- a CDS encoding DUF3887 domain-containing protein; this translates as MKKKIQIVICCLLCFLMVACSGEKEKKGQSDEVTDIVLSDKQSDMALQFVKDLTQRKYDKLQKDYAYDEQMHKAVREDSFQKQLDAYNDSLGSLIEAEQPYGQSYQNSTIIMIPCRMEEQNTNIQLSLNEQDQIQGLFFKPYKSQKKAAKAPDGVKEREVELQIADGKKLSGRLTTPAEGKSFPLVILLAGSGPNDMDETIYDNKPFQDIAWGLAKKGIASYRYDKRTYTYPESFTVKDTVEQEVIFDAVAAFSQMKQQKQIDTNKIYILGHSLSGYLIPRIAAEMDGCAGYIMMAAPARALDELLMEQVTYLAKLDGNITKDEQAAIEQYKQDQQDLQRIDELSDAKIFFGGMSKAYIKDLLSYDAVQQAADIKVPVLCAQGLRDYQVTEEDQAIWRKNFETHKNWIFTTYPNATHLMIDGEGTPTNEEYKTKGHVNQAFIEDMASFIKK
- the ychF gene encoding redox-regulated ATPase YchF, with amino-acid sequence MPLTAGIVGLPNVGKSTLFNAITKSQVEAANYPFATIQPNVGVVEVPDYRIDRLVELFHPKKTIYTTFEFTDIAGLVKGASKGEGLGNQFLSNIRLTDAICHVVRCFDDADITHVEGSVDPIRDIEIINLELIMADLQTIDNRLSKVERKAVTNKDKDALAEVVVLKKLKEALEAVKPARSVELDKDELLLIKAFSLLTIKPMIYIANMSDEEIADPQANPYFQKVKELANLEHNEVVPVCAKIEEELSELDKEEKTEFLNELGIQESGLDKVIKTAYHILDLCTFLTAGEDECRAWTFHRGMLAPQCAGVIHTDFEKGFIRAECYKFDDIDKLETEQAVKEAGKLRLEGKEYVVQDGDVLHFRFNV